Proteins from a genomic interval of Haemophilus parainfluenzae T3T1:
- a CDS encoding cell division protein ZapB, whose amino-acid sequence MSLEILDQLEEKIRQAVETIQLLQLEVEELKEQKNQSQQAVEALQHENEQLRNEHRNWQEHIRSLLGKFDNV is encoded by the coding sequence ATGTCTTTAGAAATTTTAGATCAGCTTGAAGAAAAAATTAGACAAGCAGTAGAAACCATTCAATTACTTCAACTTGAAGTAGAAGAATTAAAAGAACAAAAAAATCAATCTCAACAAGCGGTAGAAGCGTTGCAACATGAAAACGAGCAACTTAGAAATGAACACCGCAACTGGCAAGAACACATTCGTTCATTGTTGGGTAAATTCGACAACGTATAA